A window of Lepidochelys kempii isolate rLepKem1 chromosome 1, rLepKem1.hap2, whole genome shotgun sequence contains these coding sequences:
- the PDZK1 gene encoding Na(+)/H(+) exchange regulatory cofactor NHE-RF3, whose product MTSALQPRECKVTKQEGESYGFYLRIEKNKLGHLIRNVEEGSPADRAGLKDGDRILRVNGLFVDKEEHVQVVEMVKRSGNSVTVLILDEASYEKAEKEGVNFEELGHKQTTQQQKEQPPVTNGVTAPVPQPRLCYLVKERNSYDFSLKTTTGQKGVFIIGLSPQGVAAKAGVQHNDRLIEVNGKNVENDKHKEVVEKVKKSGNHVVFLLSDNETDQYYSNHQMMLKRDTASLKLLPHKPRHVELKKGDNGYGFYLREEQNGNGHLIKDIDSGSPAAKAGLKDNDILVAVNGESVEALDHDTVVEKIKRCGEKTTLLVVDKQTDTMYKLAQISPCLYYRERQDSLPAEAKEEPTSHAEQVVNHKPKICRLVKGPSGFGFRLSTTKNMPMQFIKEIRKGGPADAAGLEEEDILVEVNGVNILNETYDKVVAKISDSGDRLTLLVCRKATYEYFKSQNIPITASLADQLYDTTDPPAYTENPPAEPERTSPEPRERASSSSSFSLSIASAEEDYDTQL is encoded by the exons ATGACCTCTGCTCTCCAGCCTCGAGAATGCAAAGTGACCAAACAAGAGGGGGAGAGTTATGGATTCTATCTGCGCATTGAGAAAAACAAATTGGGTCACCTCATCCGGAATGTGGAGGAGGGCAGTCCAGCTGACAGGGCAGGCCTGAAGGATGGAGACAGAATTCTGAGGGTCAATGGGTTGTTTGTGGACAAGGAAGAGCATGTACAG GTAGTGGAGATGGTCAAAAGGAGTGGGAATTCTGTAACTGTCCTCATTCTGGATGAGGCATCCTATGAAAAGGCAGAGAAAGAAGGGGTGAACTTTGAAGAGTTGGGTCACAAGCAGACAACccagcagcaaaaggagcagcCGCCAGTGACGAATGGAGTGACAGCACCAGTTCCACAGCCTCGGCTCTGCTACCTGGTGAAGGAGAGAAACAGTTATGACTTCTCCTTGAAAACCACAACTG GTCAGAAGGGAGTCTTCATAATAGGCTTGTCCCCGCAAGGAGTGGCTGCAAAAGCAGGAGTCCAACATAACGACCGCCTGATCGAAGTGAATGGGAAGAACGTGGAAAACGACAAACATAAGGAAGTGGTTGAAAAG GTGAAGAAGTCTGGGAACCATGTTGTGTTTCTGCTATCAGACAATGAAACTGACCAGTATTACAGCAATCACCAGATGATGCTGAAAAGAGACACAGCCAGCCTGAAACTGCTTCCCCATAAACCCCGACATGTGGAGCTCAAGAAAGGAGACAACGGCTATGGGTTTTATCTGAGGGAGGAACAAAATGGTAACG GTCATTTAATTAAGGACATTGATTCTGGCAGCCCAGCAGCCAAGGCGGGACTAAAGGACAACGATATCCTGGTCGCTGTAAATGGGGAGTCAGTGGAGGCACTGGATCACGACACCGTGGTGGAGAAGATTAAGAGGTGTGGGGAAAAGACCACATTGCTGGTGGTGGATAAGCAGACAGACACCATGTATAAACTG GCTCAAATTTCCCCGTGTTTGTACTACCGGGAAAGACAAGATTCCCTTCCAGCTGAAGCAAAGGAAGAGCCGACCTCACATGCTGAGCAGGTGGTGAATCACAAGCCCAAAATCTGCAGGCTGGTGAAGGGTCCTAGTGGATTTGGCTTCCGTTTGAGTACAACCAAGAATATGCCCATGCAGTTCATCAAAGAG ATACGGAAAGGTGGGCCAGCTGATGCAGCGGGACTGGAAGAAGAGGACATTTTGGTGGAAGTGAATGGCGTGAACATACTGAACGAAACCTATGACAAGGTTGTAGCAAAAATCAGTGACAGTGGTGACAGATTGACGCTACTGGTGTGCAGAAAAGCAACCTATGAATACTTTAAGTCTCAGAATATTCCTATTACTGCCTCTCTGGCAGATCAGCTATATGACACTACTGACCCTCCTGCTTATACAGAGAACCCACCAGCAGAGCCTGAGAGGACCTCACCAGAACCAAGAGAAAGG gccagctcctcctcctccttttcactCTCAATCGCCTCAGCAGAAGAGGATTATGACACACAGTTATGA